In Musa acuminata AAA Group cultivar baxijiao chromosome BXJ3-9, Cavendish_Baxijiao_AAA, whole genome shotgun sequence, a single genomic region encodes these proteins:
- the LOC135649393 gene encoding uncharacterized protein LOC135649393 has protein sequence MDSGPRLATQRSCACLPLNVGDWCGSRRRTAGFARMPDGEYDDECAPLARHSARSSATRLRGLWRRIMKEKRRIFNPASPAPMAYDPHTYAQNFDEGSALAEPEDLSRSFSARFAVPSRVLQRIRLPMTSGRWVNSPVGIVAMTRLANCLNPKVADPMSTARGLPLSRGKTYHQLWVITNHRLTSLMESH, from the exons ATGGATAGTGGTCCTCGTCTCGCGACGCAGCGATCTTGTGCCTGCCTGCCTCTCAACGTCGGCGACTGGTGCGGCAGCCGGCGGAGGACCGCCGGGTTCGCCCGGATGCCGGACGGCGAATACGACGACGAGTGTGCTCCACTCGCGCGCCATTCGGCCCGGTCCTCCGCCACGAGGCTGCGGGGGCTGTGGCGGCGGATcatgaaggagaagaggaggatctTTAACCCGGCGTCTCCGGCGCCGATGGCTTACGATCCACACACCTATGCGCAGAACTTTGACGAAGGGTCGGCGTTGGCGGAGCCGGAGGACTTGTCCCGGTCCTTCTCCGCCAGGTTCGCCGTCCCCTCGAGAGTGCTGCAGAGAATAAG GCTCCCCATGACATCCGGGAGATGGGTCAACTCTCCAGTTGGAATTGTCGCAATGACCCGCTTGGCCAATTGCCTGAATCCAAAGGTGGCGGATCCCATGTCGACGGCACGGGGTCTACCGCTCTCGAGAGGGAAGACTTACCACCAGCTTTGGGTGATTACTAATCATCGTCTTACTTCTCTCATGGAATCTCATTAG
- the LOC135649129 gene encoding glycine-rich cell wall structural protein 1-like, with translation MAKRALVLLMVLACVASGSGREEGKKLTSSENHLIDSGSGWKGGSHGVWPGIGVGGGPLSDCVRKGKRHGGGGGGVGGGRGIGGGGGAGGGAGGGIGGGGGVGGGRRIGGGGGAGGEAGGGIGGGGGVGGGRGIGGGGGAGGGAGGGIGGGGGVGGGRGIGGGGGAGGGAGGGIGGGGGVGGGRGIGGGGGTGGGAGGGIGGGGGVGGGRGIGGGGGAGGEAGGGIGGGGGVGGGRGIGGGGGAGGGAGGGIGGGGGVGGGRGIGGGGGVGGGAGGGIGGGGGVGGGGGVGGGAGGGIGGGGGVGGGIGGGGGAGGGIGGGGGAGGGIGGGGGAGGGIGGGGGAGGGIGGVGGGMGGGGGAGGGMGGDGGIGGGIGGGGGAGGGGGIGGGGGLGGGIGGGGGFGGGGVGGGIGGGAGAGVGMAGGGGIGGGGGVGGGIGGGGGVGGGFGGGAGAGVGIAGGGGIGGGGGGVGGGIGGGGGVGGGFGGGAGAGVGIAGGGGISGGGGDVGGGIGGGGGVGGGFGGGAGAGVGIAGGGGIGGGGGFGGGGGISGGAEGGLGGGGGFGGGAGGGWGIGGGAGGGFGGDGEADGAFGAGGGEGGGAGGGFGGGGGSGGGLGGGGKKHHHGKIGGGKGIGGGGRSVGGGPGGSLEQGKPHQLAKP, from the coding sequence ATGGCGAAGCGGGCGTTGGTCCTTCTGATGGTTTTGGCGTGTGTTGCGAGTGGGAGTGGGAGAGAGGAAGGGAAGAAGTTGACAAGTTCGGAGAACCACTTGATTGACTCCGGCTCAGGGTGGAAGGGAGGGAGCCATGGTGTCTGGCCTGGGATTGGTGTTGGTGGTGGGCCGCTTAGCGATTGTGTTAGGAAAGGGAAACGgcatggtggcggcggcggtggagttgGTGGAGGGAGAGGGATCGGTGGAGGTGGCGGTGCAGGTGGTGGAGCCGGTGGAGGCATTGGCGGAGGCGGTGGAGTTGGTGGAGGGAGACGGATCGGTGGAGGTGGCGGTGCAGGTGGTGAAGCCGGTGGAGGCattggcggcggcggtggagttgGTGGAGGGAGAGGGATCGGTGGAGGTGGCGGTGCAGGTGGTGGAGCCGGTGGAGGCATTGGCGGAGGCGGTGGAGTTGGTGGAGGGAGAGGGATCGGTGGAGGTGGCGGTGCAGGTGGTGGAGCCGGTGGAGGCATTGGCGGAGGCGGTGGAGTTGGTGGAGGGAGAGGGATCGGTGGAGGTGGCGGTACAGGTGGTGGAGCCGGTGGAGGCATTGGCGGAGGCGGTGGAGTTGGTGGAGGGAGAGGGATCGGTGGAGGTGGCGGTGCAGGTGGTGAAGCCGGTGGAGGCattggcggcggcggtggagttgGTGGAGGGAGAGGGATCGGTGGAGGTGGCGGTGCAGGTGGTGGAGCCGGTGGAGGCATTGGCGGAGGCGGTGGAGTTGGTGGAGGGAGAGGGATCGGTGGAGGTGGCGGTGTAGGTGGTGGAGCCGGAGGAGGCATTGGCGGAGGCGGTGGAGTTGGTGGAGGTGGCGGTGTAGGTGGTGGAGCCGGTGGAGGCATTGGAGGAGGCGGTGGAGTTGGTGGTGGCATCGGTGGAGGTGGTGGAGCTGGTGGTGGCATCGGTGGAGGTGGTGGAGCTGGTGGTGGCATCGGTGGAGGTGGTGGAGCTGGTGGTGGCATCGGTGGGGGTGGTGGAGCTGGTGGAGGCATCGGCGGAGTTGGCGGTGGCATGGGCGGAGGTGGTGGAGCTGGCGGCGGCATGGGAGGAGATGGAGGAATTGGTGGTGGCATCGGTGGAGGTGGCGGGGCTGGTGGAGGCGGCGGAATTGGAGGAGGTGGTGGACTTGGCGGGGGCATCGGCGGAGGTGGTGGCTTCGGCGGAGGTGGTGTCGGTGGCGGGATCGGAGGAGGTGCTGGGGCTGGAGTTGGAATGGCGGGTGGTGGCGGCATTGGTGGAGGTGGTGGTGTTGGAGGAGGCATCGGTGGGGGTGGAGGTGTAGGCGGCGGGTTTGGAGGAGGTGCTGGGGCTGGAGTTGGAATTGCGGGGGGTGGCGGCAtcggtggaggtggtggtggtgttggagGAGGCATCGGTGGGGGTGGTGGTGTAGGCGGCGGGTTTGGAGGAGGTGCAGGGGCTGGAGTTGGAATTGCGGGTGGTGGCGGCATCAGTGGAGGTGGTGGTGATGTTGGAGGAGGCATCGGTGGGGGTGGTGGTGTAGGCGGCGGGTTTGGAGGAGGTGCTGGGGCTGGAGTTGGAATTGCGGGTGGTGGCGGCATTGGTGGAGGTGGTGGGTTTGGCGGAGGTGGCGGTATTAGTGGTGGCGCAGAAGGTGGACTAGGTGGAGGAGGTGGCTTTGGTGGTGGAGCTGGTGGCGGTTGGGGCATCGGCGGTGGTGCTGGCGGTGGATTCGGTGGTGACGGGGAAGCAGATGGCGCCTTTGGTGCCGGAGGTGGTGAAGGGGGCGGCGCAGGCGGTGGTTTTGGTGGGGGAGGTGGTTCAGGCGGTGGATTGGGCGGAGGTGGCAAAAAGCATCACCATGGGAAAATTGGTGGTGGGAAGGGCATCGGCGGTGGAGGCAGGTCAGTCGGAGGTGGTCCTGGCGGCTCGCTGGAGCAGGGAAAGCCTCATCAACTTGCGAAGCCTTGA
- the LOC135650180 gene encoding multiprotein-bridging factor 1c-like encodes MGNLTQDWEPVVLSRRKPRAVELKDPKAVNQAIRAGAAVEAVKKFEAGTNKKAAGPAVYARKLDETTEPAALERVGVEVRHAIQRARLAKKMSQAELAKLINERAQVVGDYESGRAVPNQAVLAKLEKVLDVKLRGKLK; translated from the coding sequence ATGGGCAACCTGACGCAAGACTGGGAGCCGGTGGTGCTGAGCCGGCGCAAGCCCCGGGCCGTCGAGCTCAAGGACCCCAAGGCCGTGAACCAGGCCATCCGCGCCGGGGCGGCGGTGGAGGCGGTGAAGAAGTTCGAGGCGGGGACGAACAAGAAGGCTGCGGGGCCGGCGGTGTACGCGCGGAAGCTGGACGAGACGACGGAGCCGGCGGCGCTGGAACGGGTGGGGGTGGAGGTGCGGCACGCGATCCAGCGGGCGCGGCTGGCGAAGAAGATGAGCCAGGCGGAGCTGGCGAAGCTGATCAACGAGCGGGCGCAGGTGGTCGGGGACTACGAGAGCGGCCGGGCGGTGCCTAACCAGGCCGTCCTTGCCAAGCTGGAGAAGGTGCTCGACGTCAAGCTCCGGGGAAAGCTCAAGTGA